From the genome of Leptotrichia sp. oral taxon 847:
TAGTGGACGTTTACGTAAATTTCTTAAGATCAAAAATTGATAAAGGCTATGATGAAAAAATCATAAGAACTGTAAGAAGTGTGGGTTATATAGTAAAAGAATAGCAAATTTGGTTAAAATATTTTCTTTTTTGAAAAAATGTAATAATAACAAAATAATAAAAAATATAAAATTTTATTGATTTTATAAAAATAATATGTTAAAATATATTACATAAAAAAAAGGAAGTGATACTTAATGTTTAAACAAATAAAATTAGCATATGGTTTTAATGCATTAGAACCAAATATTGATGCAAGAACAATGGAAATCCATTATGGAAAACATCATGCAACATATACAAATAATTTAAATGAAACTTTAAAAAATAATGCACCAGAGTTTTTGGAAAAACCAATTGAGGAAATTTTGAAAAACTTGGATGCGTTGCCAGAAGCAATCAGAGGAGCTATTAGAAACAATGGTGGTGGATATTATAACCACAATTTGTATTTCGATATAATGGGACCTAATGCTGGTGGAAAACCAACTGGAAAATTATCTGAAAAAATTAACGAAACATTTGGAAGTTTTGAAAACTTTAAAAATGAATTTTCAAAAGCTGCGGCTACAAGATTTGGTTCAGGATGGGCTTGGCTAGTAGTAAATAAAGATGGAAAATTAAAAGTTGCTTCAACAGCAAATCAGGATTGTCCACTGATGTCAAATGTTATGCCTTGCAGCTGTTCACAAGGAACACCTATTTTGGGAATTGATGTTTGGGAACATGCATATTATTTGAATTATCAAAATAGAAGACCTGATTACATTTCAGCATTCTTTAATGTAATTAATTGG
Proteins encoded in this window:
- a CDS encoding superoxide dismutase — its product is MFKQIKLAYGFNALEPNIDARTMEIHYGKHHATYTNNLNETLKNNAPEFLEKPIEEILKNLDALPEAIRGAIRNNGGGYYNHNLYFDIMGPNAGGKPTGKLSEKINETFGSFENFKNEFSKAAATRFGSGWAWLVVNKDGKLKVASTANQDCPLMSNVMPCSCSQGTPILGIDVWEHAYYLNYQNRRPDYISAFFNVINWDRVAERYEDAIK